The following are encoded in a window of Geotrypetes seraphini chromosome 5, aGeoSer1.1, whole genome shotgun sequence genomic DNA:
- the LOC117360911 gene encoding NADH dehydrogenase [ubiquinone] 1 alpha subcomplex subunit 7-like, with product MALATKFIQMLRNWVSGQNLQAKLQLRYTEISKRTQPPPKLPVGSSHKFANNYYCTRDGWWETYHPIVLMSPQKTLASGAPPSSSETAVATSAKRHVTPGMPPPKWELSKDEPYL from the coding sequence ATGGCATTGGCCACAAAATTCATCCAAATGCTGCGGAACTGGGTGTCTGGGCAAAACCTTCAGGCCAAATTACAGCTTCGATATACAGAGATATCTAAGAGGACTCAGCCTCCACCTAAGCTACCTGTGGGTTCCAGTCACAAGTTTGCTaataattattattgtacacGTGATGGCTGGTGGGAAACATACCATCCCATCGTGCTAATGTCGCCGCAGAAAACTCTGGCATCTGGAGCACCACCTTCCAGCTCAGAAACTGCTGTGGCCACTTCAGCAAAAAGGCATGTTACTCCAGGGATGCCGCCACCTAAGTGGGAATTATCAAAGGATGAGCCTTACCTCTGA